Proteins co-encoded in one Salvia splendens isolate huo1 chromosome 4, SspV2, whole genome shotgun sequence genomic window:
- the LOC121798983 gene encoding two-component response regulator-like APRR7 codes for MNIDDNEEKETQDEDKSTEDGILVRKHGLIQVSDLNVDAAEQVKTNGATSGLQVQQQQQQFQGTGVCWERFLHVRTIRVLLVENDDSTRHVVTALLKNCNYEVLDAANGLQACQILDDLTNHIDIVLTEVVMPCLSGIGLLCKIMNHKTRKNIPVIMMSSHDSMGLVFKCLSKGAVDFLVKPIRKNELKNLWQHVWRRCHSSSGSGSESGTQTQKSVKLKGSDKSGNSASGDGENNVSNGLNVGDGSDEGSGAQSSWTKQAVEVDSSEALSPMDQVAECPDSTCAQVIRSNAEHSPNKKVQISAAWEGQGQKQLDDTGKSSDLETVLNIYAEPKYDNRVEVHGRECASRYKLDIDNIATSDFKEPNFELSLKRARGVQDTGRCAQEDRYVLRHSVQSAFSRYNTPTNVFKAPNGITGSSSILDNSTEVAKRESVGDLQLYSSDQVVYQSSNGVSNNIDMGSTTDKVPKDKSEATSAINGLRASAFRLVKNDLRHNQQQSGLMPNGIQSTDLCIGSYQELKIQHPHHQNYHHHHHHHHLFHMENQPSSNHDESSLKKLAAEAPHSGSTNVLGGPVEGTLGNSSLNRSASGSNHGSNGQNGSSTAVNAIGNNAESDVGQAGKNASGDASGCGSGSGNEKKFAQREAALIKFRQKRKDRCFKKKVRYQNRKKLAEQRPRVRGQFVKQSGPESSSRTGDE; via the exons ATGAATATTGATGACAATGAAGAAAAAGAGACACAAGATGAGGACAAGAGTACTGAAGATGGAATTTTGGTTCGGAAACATGGTTTGATTCAAGTCAGTGACCTGAATGTAGATGCAGCTGAGCAAGTTAAAACTAACGGTGCAACTAGTGGGTTGCAagtgcaacaacagcagcagcagTTTCAGGGGACAGGAGTTTGCTGGGAAAGGTTTCTTCATGTTAGAACCATTCGGGTCTTGCTGGTGGAGAATGACGATTCTACACGTCATGTTGTAACTGCTCTGCTCAAAAACTGCAATTACGAAG TACTTGACGCAGCAAATGGACTTCAAGCATGCCAGATTCTGGATGATTTAACTAACCATATCGACATTGTCTTAACTGAGGTAGTGATGCCATGTTTATCCGGAATAGGCCTTCTGTGCAAGATTATGAACCACAAAACTCGCAAGAATATTCCGGTCATTA TGATGTCATCTCATGATTCTATGGGCTTAGTATTTAAGTGTCTCTCCAAAGGAGCAGTTGACTTCCTGGTTAAACCTATCAGGAAGAATGAGCTTAAGAACCTTTGGCAGCATGTGTGGAGGAGATGCCACAGC TCTAGTGGAAGTGGGAGTGAAAGTGGTACACAAACTCAAAAGTCTGTGAAATTAAAAGGTAGTGACAAGTCAGGAAACAGTGCTAGTGGTGACGGGGAAAACAACGTGAGCAATGGCTTAAATGTTGGAGATGGGAGTGATGAAGGGAGTGGCGCACAG AGCTCTTGGACAAAACAAGCTGTAGAAGTTGACAGCTCTGAAGCTTTATCTCCAATGGACCAAGTTGCTGAGTGCCCAGACAGCACATGTGCACAAGTAATCCGCTCAAACGCTGAGCACTCTCCTAACAAAAAAGTGCAAATTAGTGCAGCATGGGAGGGCCAAGGACAAAAACAGCTCG ATGACACTGGGAAGAGCAGTGACTTGGAGACAGTTCTGAATATATATGCAGAACCTAAATATGACAATCGTGTAGAGGTACATGGTAGAGAATGTGCTTCCAGATACAAATTAGATATCGACAACATTGCAACCAGTGATTTTAAAGAGCCAAATTTCGAGCTTAGCCTAAAGAGAGCTAGAGGGGTTCAGGATACAGGGAGATGTGCTCAAGAAGATCGCTACGTCTTGCGCCATTCTGTGCAGTCAGCCTTCTCAAG GTATAACACACCTACAAATGTTTTCAAAGCTCCTAATGGAATCACCGGTAGCAGTTCAATACTTGACAATAGTACTGAAGTTGCCAAAAGAGAGTCTGTTGGTGATTTACAATTATATTCATCCGATCAAGTTGTGTATCAAAGTTCAAATGGTGTTAGCAATAACATTGATATGGGCTCTACCACAGATAAAGTCCCTAAAGATAAATCTGAAGCAACCTCTGCAATTAATGGGTTACGCGCTTCTGCTTTCAGACTTGTGAAAAATGACCTAAGACACAATCAACAGCAGAGCGGCCTCATGCCTAATGGAATACAATCTACAGACCTTTGCATAGGCTCATACCAGGAGCTCAAAATTCAGCACCCTCACCACCAAAAttatcaccaccaccaccaccaccaccatcttTTTCACATGGAAAATCAACCCTCGTCCAACCATGACGAATCATCCTTGAAGAAGTTGGCTGCAGAAGCTCCACACTCTGGGTCAACAAATGTTTTAGGTGGGCCGGTGGAAGGTACACTGGGGAACTCTAGTCTAAATAGAAGTGCCTCTGGAAGTAATCATGGAAGTAATGGGCAGAATGGAAGCAGCACTGCCGTGAATGCTATTGGAAATAATGCAGAGAGTGATGTTGGTCAAGCTGGGAAAAATGCCAGTGGAGATGCCAGCGGCTGTGGCAGTGGCAGTGGGAACGAAAAAAAATTTGCTCAGAGGGAAGCTGCCCTTATCAAGTTCCGCCAAAAGAGAAAAGACAGATGTTTCAAGAAAAAG GTACGGTATCAGAACAGAAAGAAGTTGGCTGAACAGAGGCCTCGTGTTCGGGGACAATTTGTAAAGCAGTCGGGCCCTGAAAGCTCAAGTAGAACTGGAGATGAATGA
- the LOC121800771 gene encoding uncharacterized protein LOC121800771, with product MGPEMELAPTEKFWRKRRWPMSGERVPVRQRSEITWQAERSQVTPFHEQMLVLLGLQNSKADWGSSVMQALIESRAVSFENKVISIEVERRISNASYVRNAKRLRISFQDTKAICVTLTVRKLFTCNL from the exons ATGGGGCCGGAGATGGAATTGGCGCCAACGGAGAAGTTCTGGAGGAAACGGAGGTGGCCAATGTCGGGGGAGAGAGTGCCGGTGAGGCAGAGGTCGGAGATAACGTGGCAGGCGGAGCGGTCGCAGGTGACCCCCTTCCATGAGCAAATGTTGGTGTTGTTAGGGCTCCAGAATTCCAAGGCGGACTGGGGGTCGTCGGTGATGCAGGCTTTAATTGAGAGCAGAGCGGTTTCCTTTGAGAACAAG GTTATATCAATTGAGGTGGAGAGACGCATTTCAAATGCGTCTTACGTGAGAAACGCGAAACGGCTACGCATCTCATTTCAAGATACAAAAGCGATATGTGTCACACTTACGGTGCGAAAGCTTTTCACGTGTAACCTTTAG